One genomic window of Oncorhynchus kisutch isolate 150728-3 linkage group LG24, Okis_V2, whole genome shotgun sequence includes the following:
- the clcn6 gene encoding chloride transport protein 6, whose amino-acid sequence MACCGNCLCCHCCCRDEDTRTPEELTILGETQDEEDEILPRKDYESLDYDRCINEPYVEVLEEMNNKRAKKYEAVRWMLVFAIGVSVGLVGVFVDFFVRLFTQLKFNLVGKSVEECSEKGCLALSLLELLAFNMMFIFIASVLVLIEPVAAGSGIPEIKSYLNGVKIPGIVRLRTFICKAIGVLFTVSGGLFVGKEGPMIHSGAIVGAGLPQFQSITFKKINFDFPYFRSDRDKRDFVSAGAAAGVAAAFGAPIGGTLFSLEEGSSFWNQALTWKVLFCSMSATFTLNFFRSGINYNKWGSFQLPGLLNFGEFKCSDGDKKCHLWTAVDLAFFVLMGVAGGLLGAFFNCINKRLAKYRMRHVHPKAKFVRVLESLLVAMVTTVVIFVASMTLGECRDLASTITNNNTTALVSLNEDVINSTIRQFFCPNKTYNDMATLFFNPQEVAIHQLFHQDGTFSPVTLIVFFVLYFLLACWTYGVSVPSGLFVPSLLCGAAFGRLVANLLKINLGMDIYSGTFALIGAAAFLGGVVRMTISLTVILIESTNEITYGLPIMITLMVAKWTGDFFNKGIYDIHIHLRGVPLLEWETEVEMDKLTASDIMEPNLTYVYPHTRIQSLVSILRTTVYHAFPVVTENRDNEREFMKGNILISNNIRFKKASVLTRAGEQRRRCQSMKSYPSSELRNVCDDQLAAVVPAMEEGQDMLQQMLERRHAPYPNLYPDQSPSEEWTMEERFRPLTFHGIILRSQLVNLLIRGVCYAENQSSATQPRLSYAEMTEDYPRFPDIHDLDLALLNPRMIVDVTPYMNPSPYTVSPNTHVSQVFNLFRTMGLRHLPVVNAVGEIVGIITRHNLTHEFLLGKLRQHYITI is encoded by the exons ATGGCGTGCTGTGGGAATTGCTTATGTTGTCACTGCTGCTGCAGGGATGAAGATACCCGAACACCCGAGGAACTG ACTATTCTTGGGGAAACTCAAGATGAAGAGGATGAGATCCTTCCAAGGAAAGATTATGAG AGTCTGGATTATGACAGGTGCATCAATGAACCATATGTTGAAGTTCTGGAGGAGATGAACAACAAG AGAGCCAAAAAGTATGAAGCTGTGAGGTGGATGCTGGTGTTTGCCATTGGAGTTTCAGTAGGCCTG GTGGGTGTTTTTGTGGACTTTTTTGTACGCCTTTTCACTCAGCTCAAATTCAACTTGGTGGGAAAAT CTGTGGAGGAGTGCAGCGAGAAAGGCTGCCTGGCTCTTTCGCTTCTTGAGCTACTGGCCTTCAATATGATGTTCATCTTCATCGCCAGTGTGTTGGTCCTCATTGAG CCTGTAGCTGCTGGCTCGGGAATCCCTGAGATCAAGAGCTACCTGAACGGAGTAAAGATACCTGGAATAGTCCGGCTACGGACTTTCATCTGCAAGGCTATCGGAGTCCTCTTTACCGTATCCGGAG GTCTGTTTGTGGGGAAGGAGGGTCCAATGATCCACAGTGGAGCCATCGTGGGAGCCGGACTCCCTCAGTTTCAGAGCATCACTTTCAAGAAGATCAACTTTGACTTCCCCTACTTCCGCAGTGACCG GGACAAGCGGGACTTTGTGTCGGCGGGGGCGGCGGCTGGGGTGGCGGCTGCGTTTGGGGCACCAATAGGGGGCACCCTCTTCAGCTTGGAGGAGGGCTCCTCGTTCTGGAACCAGGCTCTCACCTGGAAAGTG CTCTTCTGCTCCATGTCTGCTACGTTCACCCTCAACTTCTTCCGCTCGGGGATCAACTACAACAAATGGGGCTCGTTCCAGCTGCCTGGCCTGCTCAACTTTGGAGAGTTCAAG TGTTCAGACGGGGATAAGAAGTGCCACCTGTGGACGGCGGTTGACCTGGCATTCTTTGTCCTGATGGGGGTGGCGGGAGGGCTGCTGGGGGCCTTCTTTAACTGTATCAACAAGAGGCTGGCCAAGTACCGCATGAGACACGTCCACCCCAAGGCCAAGTTTGTCAG GGTTCTAGAGAGTCTGCTGGTTGCCATGGTGACCACGGTGGTGATCTTTGTGGCATCCATGACATTGGGTGAATGTcgtgacttggcctccacaatcaccaacaacaacacgACAGCTCTG GTGTCCCTCAATGAAGACGTCATCAACTCTACAATCCGCCAGTTCTTCTGCCCCAACAAGACGTACAACGACATGGCCACTCTGTTCTTCAACCCTCAGGAGGTGGCCATCCACCAGCTCTTCCACCAGGACG gtACATTCAGCCCTGTGACGCTGATTGTGTTCTTTGTGCTGTACTTTTTGTTGGCGTGCTGGACGTACGGCGTGTCGGTGCCCAGCGGCCTCTTTGTACCATCGCTGCTCTGTGGCGCTGCTTTCGGACGCCTGGTGGCCAACCTCCTCAAAAT CAACCTGGGGATGGACATCTACTCTGGAACCTTTGCTCTGATTGGTGCAGCCGCCTTCCTGGGAGGTGTGGTCCGGATGACCATCAGCCTGACTGTCATTCTCATCGAATCGACCAATGAGATCACCTACGGCTTGCCCATTATGATAACCCTCATG gtGGCCAAGTGGACGGGGGATTTCTTCAATAAGGGCATCTATGACATCCACATTCATCTGAGAGGAGTGCCATTGCTGGAGTGGGAGACAGAGGTCGAGATGGACAA ACTGACAGCCAGTGACATCATGGAGCCCAACCTGACGTACGTGTACCCCCACACGCGCATCCAGTCCCTGGTGAGCATCCTGCGCACCACCGTCTACCATGCCTTCCCCGTGGTCACCGAGAACAGGGACAACGAACGGGAGTTCATGAAGGGCAACATCCTCATCAGCAACAACATCCGCTTCAAG AAAGCAAGCGTGCTGACGCGGGCCGGGGAGCAGCGGCGGCGCTGCCAGTCCATGAAGTCATACCCGTCCAGTGAGCTGCGCAACGTGTGTGACGACCAGCTGGCGGCCGTGGTGCCTGCTATGGAGGAGGGCCAGGACATGCTGCAGCAGATGCTGGAGAGGAG ACATGCACCCTACCCTAACCTGTACCCAGACCAGTCCCCTAGCGAGGAGTGGACCATGGAGGAGCGCTTCCGACCTCTGACCTTCCACGGCATCATCCTGCGCTCTCAGCTGGTCAACCTGCTGATCCGCGGCGTCTGCTACGCAGAGAACCAGTCG AGTGCCACGCAGCCGAGACTGTCGTACGCTGAGATGACGGAGGACTACCCCCGTTTCCCAGACATCCATGACCTAGACTTGGCCCTTCTCAATCCCCGCATGATAGTG